In Choloepus didactylus isolate mChoDid1 chromosome 18, mChoDid1.pri, whole genome shotgun sequence, a single genomic region encodes these proteins:
- the LOC119513196 gene encoding cullin-4A-like has protein sequence MQEREVPEYLNHVSKRLEEGDRVITYLAHSTQKPLIACVGKQLLGEHLTAILQKGLDHLLDENRVPDLTQMYQLFSRVKGGQQILLQHWSEYIKTFETTIVINPEKDKDMVQDLLDFKDKVYHIIEVCFQKNEKFINLMKESFETFINERTNKPAELIAKHVDSKLRAGNKEATDEELERILDKIMIIFRFIHGKDVFEAFYKKDLAKRLLVGKSASIDAEKSVLSKLKHECGAAFTSKLEGMFKDMELSKDIMVHFKQYMQNRSDPGSIALTVIILTMGYWPTYTPMEVHLTPEMIKLQEVFKTFYLGKHSGRKLQWQTTLGHAALKAEFKEGTKEFQVSLFQTLVLLMFNKEDEFSFEEIKMATGIENSELRRTLQSLACGKARVLIKSSKVKDVEDGDKFIFNGEFKHKLFRIKINQIQMKETVEEKVSTRERVFQDRQYQIDAAILRIMKMRNTLGHNLLVSELYNQLKFPVKPGDLKKRIESLIERAYMEREKDNLNQYHYVA, from the exons ATGCAAGAAAGAGAGGTTCCAGAATATCTTAACCATGTAAGTAAACGTTTAGAAGAAGGAGACCGAGTAATCACCTATTTAGCCCACAGTACACAGAAACCACTGATTGCCTGTGTGGGAAAACAGTTATTAGGAGAACATTTAACAGCAATTCTGCAGAAAGGGCTTGATCACTTACTCGATGAGAATAGAGTACCTGATCTCACACAGATGTACCAGTTGTTCAGTCGAGTAAAAGGCGGCCAGCAGATATTACTGCAGCACTGGAGTGAATACATAAAGACTTTTGAAACAACAATAGTTATCAATCCTGAAAAAGATAAAGATATGGTGCAAGACCTGCTAGATTTTAAAGATAAAGTGTACCACATCATAGAAGTGTgctttcagaaaaatgaaaaatttatcaACTTGATGAAGGAATCCTTTGAAACATTTATCAACGAGAGAACAAATAAGCCTGCAGAACTGATTGCAAAGCATGTTGATTCAAAGTTAAGAGCGGGTAATAAAGAAGCAACTGATGAAGAACTAGAAAGAATCCTTGACAAAATCATGATAATATTCAGGTTTATTCATGGTAAAGATGTTTTTGAAGCATTTTATAAAAAAGACTTGGC aaaaagacttcttgTTGGAAAAAGtgcctcaatagatgctgaaaagtcTGTGTTGTCAAAACTAAAACATGAATGTGGTGCTGCATTCACCAGCAAACTGGAAGGTATGTTCAAGGACATGGAACTTTCAAAAGACATCATGGTTCATTTTAAGCAGTATATGCAGAATCGAAGTGATCCAGGATCTATCGCTCTAACAGTAATTATACTTACAATGGGATACTGGCCAACATACACACCTATGGAAGTACATTTAACTCCAGAAATGATTAAACTTCAGGaagtatttaaaacattttatcttGGAAAGCACAGTGGTCGAAAACTTCAGTGGCAAACAACTTTGGGACATGCTGCTTTAAAAGCTGAGTTTAAAGAAGGAACGAAGGAGTTTCAGGTGTCTCTTTTCCAAACATTAGTGCTGCTCATGTTTAACAAAGAAGATGAATTcagttttgaagaaataaaaatggctactGGTATAGAGAATAGTGAATTGCGAAGAACATTACAATCACTGGCTTGTGGTAAAGCACGTGTGCTGATTAAAAGTTCAAAAGTAAAGGATGTTGAAGATGGagacaaattcatttttaatggaGAGTTCAAGCACAAGTTGTTTAGAATAAAGATCAATCAAATTCagatgaaagaaactgttgaggAAAAAGTTAGCACCAGGGAAAGAGTGTTTCAGGATAGACAATACCAGATTGATGCTGCTATattaagaataatgaaaatgagaaatactCTTGGTCATAATCTTCTAGTCTCTGAATTATATAATCAGCTGAAATTTCCAGTAAAGCCTGGAGATCTAAAAAAGAGAATTGAATCTCTTATAGAAAGAGCctatatggagagagagaaagacaatcTGAATCAGTACCACTACGTGGCATAA